The DNA segment GGCATTTCGTGTGACGCGGGCAGCGCCAATACCACCACCGTCAACAGGATCGAGGCGATCAGCGGGATAAAGCCGATCGCGACCAGCCGGTTGGCGGTCTCGCGACCATGAATCTCGGCCACCGCGCTCGACGTCGTCACCAGCATCAGGAAGGCGAAGATCCCCGCCTCGACCGCGAGCGGGCCAAGCGCGACCTGCTTGTTGGCAAGCACGCCGGCAATGCACACCATGCCGCCGTAGAAAATGGAGAAGACGAACAGGGAACGGGACATGGGCTGCGCCTGGGCTTGATCGGTCATGGGGGCGAAGGCCTAGCGGCTTCGCGGCGGCCTGCAAGCCATTTCCGTTTGACCCTGCCCCGGCGCGCGGTTAGGCGGGCGCGCTTTTCCTTAAAAACAACAGGGACTTCCCCCTCGCCATGGCCGACGCCTCGCTCGACATTGTTGCCATGGGAGACGCGATCGTCGACGTCATCGCCAGTGCCGACGATGAATTCCTGAAGCGCCACGGACTGCCCAAGGGATCGATGCAGCTGCTGACGCCGGAGCAGGCCGACGAGCTTTATGGGGCAATGGGCGTGGCTCGCGAAATGTCGGGCGGATCGGCTGCCAACAGCATGGCCGGGGTCGCGGCGATGGGGGGCAAGTCGGCGTTCATCGGCCAGGTCGCCAAAGACCAGCTCGGGATTATCTTCGAACATGACATGCGTGCGCTGGGCGTGAAGTTCGACACGCCGCCGCTGGTCGGTGGGCCGCCGACCGGCCGCTGCCTGATCCTGGTGACTGCTGACGGGCAGCGAACGATGAACACTTGCCCTGGCGCAAGCCACGAGCTTTGCTCGGCGGCACTCGACCCTGCGCTGATTGCTTCGGCCTCGATCCTGTTCCTGGAAGGGTATCTGTTTGGCCCGGACAAACCCCGGGCGGCGATGATGGAAGCGATCGACATCGCCCATTCCGCCGGCCGCAAGGTGGCGTTCACGCTGAGCGAAAGCGTCTGTATCGCCGGACGCAAGGAGAGCTTTGCGGCAATGATCGACGGTGGCGGAGTCGACCTGTTGTTTGCCAATGAGGACGAAGCGCTTCAGCTAACCGGCCGCACCGACCTTGATTCCGCGCTGGCCGAATTGCGCGCGAAAGTGCCGGTGCTGGTCATCACCAGTGGTCCCGAAGGCGCGACCGCGATCGCCGGCGGACAGCGTATTTCAATCCCGGCTGCGCCGGTCCGACAGGTCGTCGATACGACGGGGGCAGGGGACTTGTTTGCCGCCGGTTTCCTTACCGCCCATTGCCGCGGGGCCGGGCTGGAACGCTGCCTGTGGACCGGCGCCATCGCCGCCGGCGAGGTGATCCAGCACTATGGCGCCCGCCCGATTGTCGATCTCAAGACGCTGGTGCAGCTATGACCCGGATCCGTCGCGTGGCGGTATATTGCGGGTCCGCCAACGGCGCGAATTCCGCCTTCGCCGACGCCGCCCGCGACCTTGCCCGGGAAATGGTCGGCCGGGGGATCGACCTTGTCTATGGCGGCGGCCGGCTCGGGCTGATGGGGATCGTTGCCGATGAAGTGCTGGCGGCGGGCGGCGAGGTATTCGGCGTCATTCCGCGCACGCTGGTCGACCATGAGGTCGCACACCTCGGCTGCACCGAACTCCATACCGTCGGCAACATGCATGAGCGCAAGGCCAAGATGACGGAGTTGTGTGACGCCTTTGTCGCGCTGCCTGGCGGTATCGGCACGCTCGACGAATTGTTCGAGGCCTGGACCTGGAACGCGCTCGGCTATCACGCAAAGCCCTTTTGCCTGCTCAATGTCAATGGTTTCTGGGACGGGCTTGCCGGCTTCATGGACCATGTATCCGCCAGCGGTTTCCTGAGCCAGGCTCGCCGGCTCCAGCTGCTCAAGGCCGAGAGTCCGCAGGCCGCGCTCGACCTACTGGACGAAGCGGCAAAAAGCGCGGCACAAGGCGTGACCTGGTAATCCACGCCCGGGGGAGGGGCGGCATTTCATGAATCAGTTGCTTGGGCTTGTCGGCCTTGCCGTCATCATCCTTATCGCCGTCATTTTTTCGTCGAACCGCAAGGCGATCCGCCTGCGCGTCGTCGGCGCAGCGTTCGCACTACAGGCGCTGCTCGCCTTCCTCGTCCTGCGCACACCCTGGGGGCGGGCAGCGATCCAGTGGATGTCGGACGGGGTGGCGAACCTCCTGGGCTATGCCACCAAGGGCACCGAATTCCTGTTCGGGCCCACCGCCTCCAACCCACTTGCGAACACCTTCGCCATCGCCGCGCTTCCGGTAATCATCTTCTTCGCCTCGCTGGTCGCGATCCTCTACCATCTGGGGATCATGCAGCGCGTCGTGCGCTGGGTCGGCGGTGCGATCGGCAAGGTGACGGGGATCAGCCGGGTCGAATCGCTCGGCGCGGCCGCCAACATCTTTGTCGGCCAGTCGGAAAGCCCTCTGGTTGTGCGCCCCTACCTTGCCGCCCTTCCGCCAAGCCATTTGTTCACGCTGATGACAGTCGGCATGGCCGGCGTCGCGGGCACTATCCTTGCCGCTTATGCCGGGCTGCTGGGCAATGAATATCTGCCCTATCTGCTCGCCGCCGCTTTCATGTCGGCGCCGGGGGGAATCCTGATGGCCAAGTTGATCATGCCCGACGAGCCTGCCGGCGAGAACGAGCTGGCGCTGGAAGGCGGCGGTGTGGCGGCCGCGCCCGAAGACCAGATCGAAGTTCATACCTTTGAAGAGGGCGAGCGACCGGCCAATATCATCATGGCTGCCGCGCAAGGCGCGCAGACGGGCGTCAAGCTGGCCGTTGCGGTCGGCGCGATGGTGTTGTCCTTTGTCGCGCTAGTGGCGCTGGCCAACGGCATCCTCGGCGGCATCGGCGGCTGGTTCGGCTATCCCGAACTCAGCTTCCAGCAGGTCGTCGGAACGCTCTTTTCGCCGGTCATGTACCTGATCGGCATTCCGTGGAGCGAAGCCGGCGCGGCGGGCGGCCTGTTTGGTACGAAGATCGTGCTCAACGAGTTTGTCGCCTTTATCGATCTTGGCGCGATGGAGGCGGGCGCCCTTAGCGACCGCAGCCGCGCGATCATCACCTTTGCGCTGTGCGGCTTTGCCAATTTCAGCTCGATCGCCATCCAGATGGCGGTGACCGGCAACCTGGCGCCCAACCAGCGGCCGATGATCGCCAAGCTGGGCCTTCGCGCCCTGCTTGCCGGTTCGCTGGCCAACCTCATGAGCGCGGCATTGGCCGGGCTGATGATTAGCTGAAATTTCGCCTGACTGCAGTCAATTGCCCGCACGCCGCGGGGAGAGTAAGGGCGCGCCCATGACCGACCTAATCAGCAGTGACCAGATCGCCTCCGTTTCCCTGCCGGACGCCGACAAGGATCCGCAGGGCTTTGCCCAGGAGCTTGGCCAAAGCTTCGTGGACTATGGGTTCGCGATCGTCCGCGACCATGGCATTCCCCAGGACCTGATCGACCGGGCCGAGGAACTGTCGAAGCAATTCTTCGCGCTGCCCGACGCGGTAAAGCAGCAATATCTCATTCCTGGCGGCGGCGGCGCGCGTGGCTATACCGCCTTCGGCGTCGAAACCGCCAAGGGCGCGACCGCGTTCGACCTCAAGGAATTCTGGCACGTCGGCCGCGAACTGGCCCCCGGGCATCCCTTCCGCGAGGTGATGGCCGACAATATCTGGCCGAGCGAAATTCCCGAGTTCAAGCAGACCTTTCTCGAGCTTTACGACGCGTTCGACGCGGCTGGCGTGAAAGTGCTCCGAGCGATCGCCCGCTTCCTCAAGGTCGACGAGGATTATTTCACCGACACCGTCCGCGACGGCAATTCGGTGATGCGCCTGCTCCATTACCCCGCTCAGGACGAGCCGACCGGAAATCATATCCGCGCCGGGGCGCATGAGGACATCAACACCATTACCCTGCTGCTTGGCGCCGAGGAAGCGGGACTTGAGCTCAAGACGAAAGACGGTCGCTGGATCCCCGTCAGCCCCAAGGCCGGCGAACTGGTCATCAACATTGGCGATATGCTGCAGCGGCTGACCAACGGCGTGCTTCGCTCGACGAGCCATCGGGTGGTCAACCCGGCGCCGGACCGGGCCAGCCATGCGCGCTTTTCGATGCCCTTCTTCCTCCACTTCCGCCCCGATTTCGTGATCGAGGCACTTCCGGGCACGGTGCCGGCGGGCGAGGAGCCGAAGTGGCCGCCAATCAGCAGCCATGACTATCTCCAGGAGCGGCTTCGCGAGATCAAGCTCAAGTGAGGATCGGGCGGGCCTGACCTTGGTGCGCCTAGGCCGTTTGATCGGGGCATTGGCGCGCTAATTATGCTATAATCAGGGTCTGCTTACGGGCGACGATGCTGCCGGCGGACCTGCGCTGCCCTGAGACAAGATTTTTCGCGTCCGCCCCAGGGAGGACAGCGATGCCTGACGAAATCATTTCAACCCTTGACCGGCCTGACCGGGCAAGCGCTCCGAGCGCCAGCGCGATCGGGACGATCCTCCTGCACGTCCAGAACGACCGCTCGCTCGGCGATCGGCTGGAATCCGCGCTGAGCCTTGCCCGGGCCTGCACCGCGCATATCCATTGCGTGCATGTCACGCCGGTCGAAGCCTTCATGGCATTCGACGCGTTCGGCGGCGTGTTCGTGATGAACGATGTCGTCCGTGCGCTCGACGAGGACGAGACAAAGCTGCGCGAGAGGATCGAGCGCGAACTGGCGAACGAAGATGTCACCTGGGATTATGAAAAGGTCACTGGCGGCGTGGCGCCTCAACTGGTCCGTCATGGCGCGCTCGCCGACATCATCGTCACCGGAAGGGTCGATCATGGGGGCACCGCGATACCGCTGAATAGCGCGGCCATCGGGGATATCCTGCACCAAAGCCGGACGCCCCTGTTCCTCCCGGCGAACGGCGGCGGCGCGGTCGATCCGTTTGGTCATGCGCTCATAGCCTGGGACGGCAGCTCCGAGGCCTCCAACGCGGTCCGTGCCTCGCTTGGCCTGCTATCGCTGGCCTCGAGCGTCCAGGTCATCCAGATCAGCGAAGAAGGCAAGCAGGGCGAGTTCCCGAGCACCCGGCTGCTCGAATATCTGTCCCGCCATTCCATCCATGCCGAGCTCCGCGTCGAAACGGCAAGTACCAGTCGCGGCGATGCCGTCGCCGACCTGCTACTCGCGCATGCCCGCGAGACCAAGGCGGCCTATTTGGTGATGGGCGGCTACGCCCACAGTCGGATAGGCCAATATCTGTTTGGCGGGGTCACGCGCTCGCTGCTCGATCATAGCGAGTTGCCGTTGGTGATCGGCCGCTGACGCTCAGCCCGCGTCGGCAAGGTTGGCGGGCCCGAATCCATGCGGGATGAGGGCCGAAAGCAGGTGGCGCTCCACGCGGCTCCCGTCACCGCTGGCGCATAAGATCTCGATGTCGCGACCGCCCAGTTGGGCCGCCTCGAGGATTGCCTGCCTGCACCCGCCGCAAGGTGTGACCGTGCTGCCTCCAGCCAGTTCGCTGCCCGATCCGTCGCCTCCGGCAACCGCGATCCGCGCGACCTTTTCGAGGCCGAACATGTGCGCGGCAATTGTCAGGGCGCTCTGCTCGGCGCACAGGCCAAGCCGATAACAGGCGTTTTCCATATTGGCGCCGGTCACAACCGAACCGTCGACGCTTTCGATCGCGCAGCCGACCGAGAATCGGGAATAAGGGGCGTAGGCCTTGAGGGCGGCGGCGCGCGCGGCAGCGATCAATTCGTCATCAGTCATGGCCTTGTCTTGTGGCGCGCGCTAAGCGCTGCGGCAATGCCAAGTTGGAGTTCGCCGATGGCCCGTCTGCTTTTCGCCATTCCCCTGCTGTTCGTCGCAGCTTGCGTGCAAGCGCCGCCTGGAACCCCGGTTCCGCCTTCACCGACTGCCGGGCCGATCGAGGTGCAGGTGCTTGGCATCAATGATTTCCACGGCAACCTCGAGCCGCCCAAAACGACAGTCGATGCGACACTGCCGGGCGGCGCGATCGCCAAGATCCCGGTGGGCGGCGTGGCCTATTTGGCCACTGCGGCGCAGTCCCTGCGCAACGGTCATCCGCGCAGCGTCACCGTCTCGGCCGGCGACATGGTCGGTGCATCGCCGCTCGTATCTTCGCTGTTTCTTGACGAACCGGCGATCGAGGCGATGGAGGAGGTTGGGGTCGAGTTCAACGCCGTCGGCAACCATGAATTCGACCGGGGCAGCGCCGAGCTCGTCCGCCTCCAGTCTGGAGGTTGCGCCCAGCACACGATGCGCAAACCCTGTGTGGTGGAGCCCTTCGACGGAGCGGATTTCCAGTTCCTGGCTGCCAATGTCCGCGCTTCCAGTGGCCGGACATTGTTTCCCGGCACCGCGATCAAGGATTTCGGCGATGTCCAGATCGGCATCATCGGCATGACCCTCAAGGAAACCGCTTCGCTCGTTACCCCGGCGGGTGTAGCGGGCCTGACGTTCGAGGATGAGGCGGCGACCGTAAACGCGGCCATCCCGGCGCTTAAGGCCGCCGGCGCGGATGCGATCCTGGTGCTGATCCACCAGGGCGGGCGAACAACCGGCGGATATAATGACAAGAGTTGCCCCGGGCTTGACGGCGACATCATGCCGATCATCGCCAGGCTCGACCCTGCTGTCGACCTCGTCGTATCAGGCCATACGCATTACGCCTATGTCTGCCACATCGCGCGCACCGCAGGACGCCCGCTGCTGCTGACCAGCGCCGGTCGGTACGGCACGATGATCAGTGATATCCGACTGCAGTTCGACGCCGAAGGCCGGCTGCAACACTCCAGCGCGGACAATATCCTCGTTCAGGGGGAAGGCTTTGCGGGGCCAGGCGGGCAAGTACCGGTCCATCCCGCTTTCCCGGTCTTCGCAAGGCATCCGGCGACTGCCGCGCTGGTCGACAAATATACCGCAGCCGCCCTTCCGCTGACGCAGCGCGTCGTGGGTTCGCTAGACGGCCCGATTACCAAGGAGGCGAATGAGGATCGCGAACTGACCGGGGGCAATTTCATCGCCGATGCTCAACTTGCGGCAACCCGCCAGCTGGGCGCGCAGATCGCCTTCTCCAACACCGGGGGGGTGCGCGCCGACATCGTTCCCGGGAAGGGCGGAGCCGTAACCTTTGGCCAGATTTTCGCGATGCAGCCGTTCGGAAACAGTCTGGTCGTGCTGACGCTCAGCGGCGCCCAGCTGAAAGCGTTGCTGGAACAGCAGTTCGACAGCGGCACTAACACCGTCGCCCGGCCCAACATGCTGCTTCCAAGCGAGGGCTTCCGCTTCGCCTATGACCTTTCCAGGCCGGCGGGTGAGCGGATCGTCGACATGCGATTGCACGGTCGCCGCATCGTCCCGACCGCTACCTACAAGGTAACGGTGGTCAACTTCCTTGCCAGCGGCGGCGATAATTTTTCTGTCTTGAAAGGCGCAAGCGCGGTCGTGGATGCCAACATCCTCGATGTTGACGCGACAGAGGCCTATTTGAAGGCGGGCGGGAACGTCCCCAGTCTCGGACGCATCGACGACCGCACGCCGCGCAGCTAGGGCCGCGGCGGCCGCGCCAGCGCTGGCCGCTATCGCAGCGGCGGCTCATCGAAGCTGCGCAGCTTGCGGCTGTGCAGCCCGTCACCTTCTTCGCGAAGAAGGTCAAGCGTTTCGATTCCGATGCGCAGATGCTGACTGATTGCCCGTTCGTAAAAGGCGTTGGCCTGGCCGGGCAACTTCAATTCACCGTGGAGCGGCTTGTCCGAGACGCATAGCAGGGTCCCATAAGGCACCCTGAAGCGGTAGCCCTGCGCCGCAACCGTAGCCGATTCCATGTCGATCGCCACCGCACGGCTCTGGTTGAAGCGCAGTGCGCTGAGCGTGTAGCGAAGTTCCCAGTTGCGATCGTCAGTGGTAACCACAGTGCCGGTGCGAAAGCGGGACTTGAGTGCTTCTTCACCTTCGCCGGTCACGGTCAACGCAGCATTGTAGAGCGCGGTCTGCACCTCGGCGATGGCCGGGATCGGGATTTCCACCGGCAGGACGTCATCAAGCACATGGTCATCGCGCAGATAGGCATGAGCAAGGACATAGTCGCCGATGGTCTGGCTGGGGCGAAGGCCGCCGCAATGGCCGATCATCAACCAGGCCTCAGGCCGGATCACCGCGATATGGTCGCAGATCGTCTTCGCGTTTGACGGGCCGACGCCGATATTGACCAGCGTGATCCCGTCACCATCCGGGGTCATCAGATGGTAAGCGGGCATCTGGTGCCGCCGCCACACGCCGGCCGCGATCTGCTCCTCGGCGTCGGCGAGGTCGCCATGCTCGTAAGTGCCACCGGGAACCGACAACATGGTGAAGCGGCTGCCCTTGTCGCGCAGCGCAGCTACGGCAAAGCGGACGAACTCGTCGACATAACGGACATAGTTGGTGAACAGCACGAAGCGCTGGAAATGCTCTGCCGGGGTGCCGGTATAATGTTTGAGCCGGGCAAGGCTGAAGTCGGTACGGAGCGCATCGAACAAGGCGAGCGGACGGGTCGGGTCGAGCGTTACGTCCCATGCGCCGTCAGCCACTTCGTCGCCGATGTGGATGAGATCGGTCGAGGGAAACCAGCGCGACAGCTCGGCGGTCGAAATGCCTTCCAAATCGAGATCGCCGCCGTCGAGGACGTAAGGGTAGGGAATTTCGCTGGCCGACGTGCCGACGCTGATCTTCACCGGATAGTCGCGCACCAGATGTTCAAGCTGTTCGCGCAGATAAGCGCGGAACAGCGCGGGCCGGGCAATCGACGTCGTATAAATGCCGGGCTGGTTCAGCCGCGCGAAAGCGCGCGCCGGCGTCGGCGGCGGGATTTCGGGATCATATTCGACACGAAGTTCGGGGTAGGCGAAGGCGCCGTCGTCGCGTGCGTCGGGATCGGGTCGGACCCCATTCTTAGCGTAGCGGGCAAGCGCGGTGCGAAGGCGGGTGACCGAGGCTTCGTAGCGGGTTTCCAGGTCGTCGAGGATGGATTCGATATTATTCTGTTCTGTCATGAATGGCCCGATTGCCCATAGTTTGTGGCGCTTGCAAGACAGGCCGGGCAAACGCGCCTTCAGACCGGTCGACCCTATGCCGGCGCGCGGGCCCTTGTTGAGAGGCTACAGCGCGCTCAGCGACCGACGGCAACGAAAAAGGGCGGCCCCGGCGGGACCGCCCTTCCTTTGTTCGAAATCCGAACCGCTTAGCGCTTCGAGAACTGGAAACTACGACGGGCCTTGGCCTTACCGTACTTCTTGCGCTCGACGACGCGGCTGTCGCGGGTCAGGAAGCCTTCGCGCTTCACCGCGGTGCGCAGTGCCGGCTCATAGCGCGACAACGCCTGTGCGATGCCATGCTTGACCGCGCCAGCCTGGCCGGACAGGCCGCCACCCTTGACGGTGGCAATGACGTCATACTGTCCCGCGCGATCGGTCACGCCGAACGGCTGGTTGATCACCAGGCGCAACGTTGGACGGGCGAAGTAGATCGACTGATCGCGGCCATTGACCTCGATCTTGCCGGTGCCGGGCTTCAGCCAGACGCGCGCGACGGCATCCTTGCGGCGGCCGGTCGCATAGGCGCGGCCATATTTGTCCAGCTGCTGTTCGCGAAGCGGTGCTTCCGGCTGGATGTTGACCGGCGTTTCGGTGCCCGCATCGGCGGTCTCGACCGTCTTGTCGGTCGCCGTTTCAGCGGCCGGGGTTTCAGCGGCGGCCGGAGCTTCGGCCTGCTGGCCGGTCAGCGCGCCAAGGTCGGAAAGGCTCTTCTTGTCGGCCATCTTATGCGCCCACCTTGTTCTTGCGGTTCATCGACGCGACGTCGAGAAGTTCGGGGTTCTGGCCGCCGTGCGGATGCTCGGTGCCGTTATAGAGGTGCAGCGCGCGCATCTGGTCACGGCCAAGCGGACCGCGCGGGATCATGCGCTCCACGGCCTTCTCCAGGATACGTTCCGGGAAACGGCCCTCGAGGATCTTGCCCGCGGGCACTTCCTTCAAGCCGCCGGCATAGCCGGTGTGCTTGTAGTAGATCTTGTCCTTGAGCTTCTTGCCGGTGAACCGCACCTTGTCCGCATTGATGACGACGACATGGTCGCCGCAATCGACGTGGGGGGTGAAGCTCGGCTTATGCTTGCCGCGCAGGATGTTGGCGATGATCGTCGCCACGCGGCCGACCACCAGATTTTCGGCATCGATCAGATGCCACTTCTTCACCACCTCGGCCGGCTTCGCCGACTTGGTGGTCTTCATCAGCGCCTTCATGGGCTGCGACCTCTTCTTGAAACAGGAAAACGCCACCTTGACGGCAGCGCTTGTGCGCGGCCTAATCGCGGCGAACGGGTAGAAAGTCAAGCAAAAGCGGGGCTTTGTCGACGGGTAATATAATACCGGGTTATCGTTGGGAGGCTGAAACTCCATCCAGGATTTCACGAACG comes from the Sphingomonas xanthus genome and includes:
- a CDS encoding adenosine kinase → MADASLDIVAMGDAIVDVIASADDEFLKRHGLPKGSMQLLTPEQADELYGAMGVAREMSGGSAANSMAGVAAMGGKSAFIGQVAKDQLGIIFEHDMRALGVKFDTPPLVGGPPTGRCLILVTADGQRTMNTCPGASHELCSAALDPALIASASILFLEGYLFGPDKPRAAMMEAIDIAHSAGRKVAFTLSESVCIAGRKESFAAMIDGGGVDLLFANEDEALQLTGRTDLDSALAELRAKVPVLVITSGPEGATAIAGGQRISIPAAPVRQVVDTTGAGDLFAAGFLTAHCRGAGLERCLWTGAIAAGEVIQHYGARPIVDLKTLVQL
- a CDS encoding TIGR00730 family Rossman fold protein, giving the protein MRRVAVYCGSANGANSAFADAARDLAREMVGRGIDLVYGGGRLGLMGIVADEVLAAGGEVFGVIPRTLVDHEVAHLGCTELHTVGNMHERKAKMTELCDAFVALPGGIGTLDELFEAWTWNALGYHAKPFCLLNVNGFWDGLAGFMDHVSASGFLSQARRLQLLKAESPQAALDLLDEAAKSAAQGVTW
- a CDS encoding NupC/NupG family nucleoside CNT transporter yields the protein MNQLLGLVGLAVIILIAVIFSSNRKAIRLRVVGAAFALQALLAFLVLRTPWGRAAIQWMSDGVANLLGYATKGTEFLFGPTASNPLANTFAIAALPVIIFFASLVAILYHLGIMQRVVRWVGGAIGKVTGISRVESLGAAANIFVGQSESPLVVRPYLAALPPSHLFTLMTVGMAGVAGTILAAYAGLLGNEYLPYLLAAAFMSAPGGILMAKLIMPDEPAGENELALEGGGVAAAPEDQIEVHTFEEGERPANIIMAAAQGAQTGVKLAVAVGAMVLSFVALVALANGILGGIGGWFGYPELSFQQVVGTLFSPVMYLIGIPWSEAGAAGGLFGTKIVLNEFVAFIDLGAMEAGALSDRSRAIITFALCGFANFSSIAIQMAVTGNLAPNQRPMIAKLGLRALLAGSLANLMSAALAGLMIS
- a CDS encoding isopenicillin N synthase family dioxygenase, which gives rise to MTDLISSDQIASVSLPDADKDPQGFAQELGQSFVDYGFAIVRDHGIPQDLIDRAEELSKQFFALPDAVKQQYLIPGGGGARGYTAFGVETAKGATAFDLKEFWHVGRELAPGHPFREVMADNIWPSEIPEFKQTFLELYDAFDAAGVKVLRAIARFLKVDEDYFTDTVRDGNSVMRLLHYPAQDEPTGNHIRAGAHEDINTITLLLGAEEAGLELKTKDGRWIPVSPKAGELVINIGDMLQRLTNGVLRSTSHRVVNPAPDRASHARFSMPFFLHFRPDFVIEALPGTVPAGEEPKWPPISSHDYLQERLREIKLK
- a CDS encoding universal stress protein codes for the protein MPDEIISTLDRPDRASAPSASAIGTILLHVQNDRSLGDRLESALSLARACTAHIHCVHVTPVEAFMAFDAFGGVFVMNDVVRALDEDETKLRERIERELANEDVTWDYEKVTGGVAPQLVRHGALADIIVTGRVDHGGTAIPLNSAAIGDILHQSRTPLFLPANGGGAVDPFGHALIAWDGSSEASNAVRASLGLLSLASSVQVIQISEEGKQGEFPSTRLLEYLSRHSIHAELRVETASTSRGDAVADLLLAHARETKAAYLVMGGYAHSRIGQYLFGGVTRSLLDHSELPLVIGR
- a CDS encoding cytidine deaminase translates to MTDDELIAAARAAALKAYAPYSRFSVGCAIESVDGSVVTGANMENACYRLGLCAEQSALTIAAHMFGLEKVARIAVAGGDGSGSELAGGSTVTPCGGCRQAILEAAQLGGRDIEILCASGDGSRVERHLLSALIPHGFGPANLADAG
- a CDS encoding bifunctional metallophosphatase/5'-nucleotidase produces the protein MARLLFAIPLLFVAACVQAPPGTPVPPSPTAGPIEVQVLGINDFHGNLEPPKTTVDATLPGGAIAKIPVGGVAYLATAAQSLRNGHPRSVTVSAGDMVGASPLVSSLFLDEPAIEAMEEVGVEFNAVGNHEFDRGSAELVRLQSGGCAQHTMRKPCVVEPFDGADFQFLAANVRASSGRTLFPGTAIKDFGDVQIGIIGMTLKETASLVTPAGVAGLTFEDEAATVNAAIPALKAAGADAILVLIHQGGRTTGGYNDKSCPGLDGDIMPIIARLDPAVDLVVSGHTHYAYVCHIARTAGRPLLLTSAGRYGTMISDIRLQFDAEGRLQHSSADNILVQGEGFAGPGGQVPVHPAFPVFARHPATAALVDKYTAAALPLTQRVVGSLDGPITKEANEDRELTGGNFIADAQLAATRQLGAQIAFSNTGGVRADIVPGKGGAVTFGQIFAMQPFGNSLVVLTLSGAQLKALLEQQFDSGTNTVARPNMLLPSEGFRFAYDLSRPAGERIVDMRLHGRRIVPTATYKVTVVNFLASGGDNFSVLKGASAVVDANILDVDATEAYLKAGGNVPSLGRIDDRTPRS
- a CDS encoding AMP nucleosidase, translating into MTEQNNIESILDDLETRYEASVTRLRTALARYAKNGVRPDPDARDDGAFAYPELRVEYDPEIPPPTPARAFARLNQPGIYTTSIARPALFRAYLREQLEHLVRDYPVKISVGTSASEIPYPYVLDGGDLDLEGISTAELSRWFPSTDLIHIGDEVADGAWDVTLDPTRPLALFDALRTDFSLARLKHYTGTPAEHFQRFVLFTNYVRYVDEFVRFAVAALRDKGSRFTMLSVPGGTYEHGDLADAEEQIAAGVWRRHQMPAYHLMTPDGDGITLVNIGVGPSNAKTICDHIAVIRPEAWLMIGHCGGLRPSQTIGDYVLAHAYLRDDHVLDDVLPVEIPIPAIAEVQTALYNAALTVTGEGEEALKSRFRTGTVVTTDDRNWELRYTLSALRFNQSRAVAIDMESATVAAQGYRFRVPYGTLLCVSDKPLHGELKLPGQANAFYERAISQHLRIGIETLDLLREEGDGLHSRKLRSFDEPPLR
- the rpsI gene encoding 30S ribosomal protein S9, which produces MADKKSLSDLGALTGQQAEAPAAAETPAAETATDKTVETADAGTETPVNIQPEAPLREQQLDKYGRAYATGRRKDAVARVWLKPGTGKIEVNGRDQSIYFARPTLRLVINQPFGVTDRAGQYDVIATVKGGGLSGQAGAVKHGIAQALSRYEPALRTAVKREGFLTRDSRVVERKKYGKAKARRSFQFSKR
- the rplM gene encoding 50S ribosomal protein L13 — protein: MKALMKTTKSAKPAEVVKKWHLIDAENLVVGRVATIIANILRGKHKPSFTPHVDCGDHVVVINADKVRFTGKKLKDKIYYKHTGYAGGLKEVPAGKILEGRFPERILEKAVERMIPRGPLGRDQMRALHLYNGTEHPHGGQNPELLDVASMNRKNKVGA